ACAGAAATGACTCGCCCGACAACCAGATTTATACAAGATAGAAATGAACTAAGTATATCTTCCATCAGTGCGTATTATGAATTCCCCAAAACAATATATCAGAAACTTCATATGCAAAGGCTGAGATGCGCAGTTTATCTCAATGACGTTTATACATTCTCTTCTATTAAAATTGAAAGAGGCACCGCTTATCCGTTTGCGAGAACTTTATCATTCTCATTAACAGGAACATTTTAATATCATGCAGTTATGAAAAAGAAAATAGTAACCATATTATCAATAGCATTCTTCTTCACATCATGTAATAGCTGGTTTGATGTAACTTCAAGTGATGAAATCAGAGAAGAAGATCATTATAGTACAGAGATAGGATTTCAGCAATCTCTCATCGGGTGTTACATCGCAATGGCCGAAGACGATTTATACGGAAAAAATCTATCATGGTATGGATTAGAAAGATTGGGGCATCAGTTTTATCCACAAATTTATGCAGGTTCTGATGCAATACCTTTAGACCTGCATAAATTCGCATATAATAGTGTAGATTTACTCCCTTTCATCGAAGGAATCTGGGCTAAAGCGTATAATGTAATAGCAAACGCAAATGAAGCTCTAAAATATATTGATGAAAAACAATCAATAATGGACCCGATCAATTATCATGTAATAAAAGGAGAATTGCTAGCTATTCGTGCCTACATGCATTTTGATCTACTACGATTATACGGATATGGCAATTGGGAACAACGTTCTTCTGAGTTAAATAATAAATACACTATTCCGTATGCATTAGAAATTTCAAAAGAAGCACCGGCCCAAGTTACCGGAAATGAAGCGATACGTTTCATTTTAACCGACTTAACCGATGCAGCCAATTTACTAAGAGAATACGATCCTGTGACTCAAAAACATAATTTCTCAGAGTATGCAAATGTCAATACAGATGGTTTCTATAATACAAGAAATCTTAGACTTAATTACTATGCAGTGAAAGCTTTAGAATCCCGAGTAAGATTATGGGAAGGAAGTGATAGTAATAAAAGTAAAGCATTGGACGCAGCAGAAGAAGTGATAAAGGCTGCAGAAAATGATATTAATATGACTGAAAATAACCAAAACATCTATACTCTGAAATTTTTAACACCTGAAACCATTAACTCAAGCACTTATAATCTAACAGCAGAACAGTTATTTGGTCTCAGCATACAGAATCTAGATACTAAGATAAAAAATTATATAAAGCCATATTACACTAACAACGATTCCGAAGTAATGTATATAGAACCTGAAACGGCCAATCAAGTTTATGAAAATTCTACTACAGATGTACGTTTTACGACTTTATTAGACCAAAGCCTAACTTCTTCAAGTTTAGGATATGTTCCATTAAAAGTTTATCAACCCTCTACCATAAACCAATACTACAAAAATAAAATATCAATGATCCGTTTACCTGAAGTTTACTACATTGCAGCTGAATGTTGCGCAACGGGAACTCCAGCCAATTTAGAAAAAGCAATGACGTATTTAAATCATGTACGTCAAAAACGCGGATTATATGAAGATTTAAAAAATCTGGATGCCCCCCAAATCGTAAACGAAATAAAGAAAGAGTACAGAAAAGAGTTCCTATCAGAAGGAGTAATGTTTTATTACTACAAACGTACTGGTTCCTTAGAAATTCCTTATCGTTCAGAAATAATGGAAGATAAACAATATGTATTACCATATCCTACCTATGAAATCCAATCCGGTCGGGTACAATAAAAGAAAGGGAATAAACAATGAAAAAAATATTAACACAGATTATTTTATTAGCAATAGCATTTACATGTAATGTTAGTTGTGAAAAAAGTGACATACCATACTATAATAGTGAACATGATGCTGTACGATTTAGCAATAACTCCAAATTTGGTTACCAAAGCCAAGATTCATGTTTATATAACAGTTATAGTTTCATCTCTAATCCATTTGCTGAATATACTATTTTTGAGGTTCCACTTGTTCTAATAGGAAATCCTGTTGATGTTAATCGAGAAGTCAACTACACTATTGAAGAAAAATCTACAGCTCCTTCAGGTTCTTATGAGATTCTAGAGTCTATAATTCCAGCAAATAAAAACAGTGGATACATTCGCATCAAGTTATACAATAGCGAAGAACTAGCCAACTCAACATACGAATTATATTTTACATTGAAAAATTCCAAGAGTTTACCTGTTGGCCCTTCACCATATTTACGTGCCCGACTGTCGTGGAATAGCGCGATTGAAGAACCTACTGTAGTTCGACATATCCAAACCTATAACATGTTGATAGCCTCAAAAAAATCATACATAGACAGAACTAAAGCATGTTACAGTTCCAATGCTTTAAAAACAATTGTTGATGCGTTAGGATGGGATGATTGGGATGATCCAGATGTTCATGGAAGATATTATAATCCTCCCGGAACATATAAATCATATAAATACCTGCCAAGATATGATTTTATCTTATCAGACCTATCATATAAAGGATATGCAGCCAAACTAGGAGATTATATCAAAGCTTATAATATCGCTCATCCGGATAGTCCTCTTACACATGATGGTGGTGATCTAAAAGGACAACCTATAGAAGCTAGAAGTTACTAATTTCAAACTTTATTTTAAAAGATTATGAATATAAAAAATATATCAACAATAATAATGGGGATAATATGCTTCACGTCATGTTATGATGATAAAAGTGAATACGCTACTAATCCCATTGATGAAGTCAAAATTGAAGTTTCTGACGGAAAAACAATCTATATAGGTTATTTGGAGGAATTAAATATAGTTCCTACTATAACTCAAGGAGGAAAAACTGATGTAAAAGGACTAAAATATGAATGGGAATTAAGTATTATCGCAGATATGAATGCAGCAGAATACCAATCCATCAGTACAGAGCCAGAGTTACACGAAATTATAAATAGGCCAATAGCCAATGTTCCCTACTCATTACGCCTTACAGTAACAGACACAACTAACAAAGAAGACTTACAATATCAATATTATTGGAGTGTATATGTACAAAGTTCTTTTTTAGATGGTTTGTTAATATCTGAAACGACCAATGATCAAACATCTGATTTTACTTTAATAGAAAATAAAAATCTTACAGTAAACTATGGTAATAAGGAAGAAAGAATTTTTCGTAATATTCTAGAAAAAGCCAATGGAGCTCCTTATACGGGATTAATGAAGGGGTTAAGATACGAAATGATGGGATATGCCAATGTTGGTACACATACCAATCAAATTTGGGCAATAACAGATAATGGCTGTGTTCGGTTCGATACTGAAGCATTTAAAGAAAACGGGAACTTAGAAGATGGCAAAATCTTAACCTACAAACCAGAAGGCTTAAAAGTTTACAACTTCTTCAAAGCACAAACCCTTTTCTACATGAACACTAATAAAGGAATATACTCTTTCAACACTATAAACTCGAATAGTTTTGGTTGGATTGATGCCGCTGCAAGTCAATACACTATTAATAATACAATAGTAGCATGTAATACATCCGGAGCCCAATATTGCACAGGAATGTGGCTTGATAAAGATAAAGGCAAATTTGTATCCTATGAAGGGACTTTTGTATCACCAACTTATCAAGACTCTTATGCAGCAAACAGTCTATTTGATCCATGCGATATGAAAAATAAGTCAGCAATAGCCGGAGGTATGTCCACGGATAGAAAAACGCCGACTTTTCTTTTAAAAGATGATACATCCGGAGAATATGCTATCTATACCTTTAACCGCTATATTGCAGCTGAAGGTGACTATGATGATGACTGGAACTGGCATGAAACTGCACCTGAGATTCCGGCATCTGCCAAAATGAAGTATGACATACCTTCATCAGGAAAAGTTTTAATTGAAAAGGCCGTTTCTATATTCTTCGCACATAAAGAAGCCATTATGTATATCGCAACAAATGACGGGATTTATTGCATAAATTTTGCCGGTAGTACTGCTATTGTTGAAACATCTCCTAAATATACTCCTACTTCCGGAGAAAAAATTGCATTTGCAAAATTATATCAACAGGGGCAATATATCAATGACGAAAGTTCTGTTATCAGTGATTCTCATGTTTACCCAGAACTTGAGCTAAACAACAAGGCTATAATAATTGCCACTCAAAAAGATATATATGAAGGAAAAGTATACGTAGTCCCAATGACACAAATTGGTACAGGAAACCTGGATATTTCTAAAGCCCTAATCTATGATGGTTTTGGTAAAATCCTGGATGTAACAACAACCGGATATTAATCTAATTTCATAAAAATACATTAAAGAACTGATATGAGAAAGAAAATCCTCTTACTTGCAGCAATGGTGGTAGCTTCGTCTACCACCATTGACGCACAGCGTAAATTTCCATTCTTCTGGAAAAAAAAGAAGGCAAAAACAGAACAAACAACTCCTGCTAAAAAAGAAAGTGAATATGACAAACTATTCAAGAAAAAGCATGAAATAGCCAAAGGACTGATTACTCTCCATCTGCTGGATGGAAAAGTATATTTTGAACTTCCTGTGAATTTAATCAATAAAGATATGCTTATTGGTTCCACTGTCACCAGTATCTCTGATAATGGCAATGCAGTAGTCGGTTCTAAACCGACCGATCTTCTTCACGTAGTATTCACACGCAATAAAACACATGTACAGTTACGTCAGGTAAACACTGACTATATTACTGGTAACACACAAATTGATGAAGCTTTACGCAAAAGTACCCTGGGAGCAATTTTAAGCAACCAAAAGATTCAAGCATACAATAATGACTCTACTGCTATCGTTTTTGATATGAGCAGCGTCTTCCTGGGCGACAATAAAAAGATGAGTCCCTTCGACAAAAATTCTATTTATGGAATGTACAATCGTACAGAGAATTATCAATCCGACTGCTCGTACATTTCACAAATCAAGGCTTTCAAAGATAATGTTTCTATTAAAAGCTGTCTGTCATATACATTCTCTGTCAGCAATTCACAAGGGACATCACTCATAAAAGACCGTCCATTCACCGCAGAAATGACACGTTCCATCATGCTGTTAAAAGAAAAACCTTACCGTCCACGTATGGCAGATTACCGGATCGGTGTATTTTTTACCGGACGCGAACAACTAGGCGAAGGAGCTAAAACGACCGCACCCGTTTACTATGCCAATCGATGGGATATACAACCGTCCGACACCGCCGCCTACTTACGTGGAGAGAAAGTGAAACCCACTAAACAGATTGTCTTCTACATCGATAATACTTTCCCGGAAAAATGGAAACCATATCTGCGGGAAGGAGTCACCCAATGGAATGAATTATTTGAACAGATTGGATTCAAAGATGTTGTAGCAGCCAAAGATTTCCCGACAGATGATCCGGAATTCGATCCCGACAATATCAAATATTCATGTGTCCGCTATGCTCCATCAAGCATTGAAAATGCAATGGGACCATCATGGGTAGACCCACGAAGCGGAGAAATCCTGAATGCCTCCGTATATTTATATCACAATGTCATCAAACTTATCAGCAACTGGTTGTTCGTGCAAACAGCACAAGCCGATAAAGATGTACGCACAGTCAATATTCCGGATGAAATGGTTGGAGATGCGTTGCGCTATGTACTTTCACATGAAATCGGGCACTGTTTAGGATTTATGCATAACATGGGAGCTTCTTCCACCTTCCCGGTAGATTCTTTACGTTCACCGGAATTCACGCAGAAGTATGGTACCACTCCTTCCATCATGGACTATGCCCGCTTCAACTATGTAGCACAACCTGGCGATAAAGAACGTGGCGTTAAATTGACTCCTCCCCGCTTTGGTGAATACGACAAATACCTCATTAAATGGACGTATACTCCGGTATTCAATGTTAATTCTGCAGAGGAAGAAGCAATTATAACAGGCAAATGGATCAGTGATGCCATTAAAGAAAATCCTGTGTACCGATATGGAAAACAACAAGTATATGGAGTTGTTGATCCCCGTTCACAAACGGAAGATATTGGTGACAACTCTGTGAAAGCAACTCGATATGGCATCAAGAACCTTAAGTATATCATGAATAATCTGGAAAGTTGGATTTCTGAAGGTGACGATACATACGAATACCGTGAAGATTTATTTATTGGTATCGTAGAACAACTTGCAATGTATGTTACCCATGTAGCAGGCAATGTAGGCGGCTATTTTGTCAACGAAGTTAAGGAAGGAGACACAATGCCACGTTTTGCACAGATTCCGAAGGCACAACAAAAAGAAGCCCTGAATTATCTATTCGAGATTTATAACGATCTGGATTGGCTTGACAACAAAAACTTGTTAACTAAATTCCCGGTTTCCGGTTCCCCTAAACAAACTATTCAAAACTTCATGTTGAGATATATACTGCCTGTACCTTTCCAGGTATCACAATACGAAGGATTAGAAAAAGATTCATTTACTGCTGCCGAGGCTTTCAACATGATATACAATTTTGTATGGAAACCGACCATTTCCGGACGTACATTAACAGAATCCCAAATGAATCTCCAGAAACAATATATATACATGATGATGCAAACTGCCGGTTTCACAATCAAAGGAGCCGGGAAAGCATTGACCGGAGAAAAACCACTTGACATCAATCACCGCCAGTTCGGATACACTTGTTGTCAGGGACATGCTATCAAAGAGGATGTTATACACAACCCTGTAGCAGGTTTTGAATGGAGACCGTTGAATCGTTTTTCTATGACAGCCAAAGTTACCCAGGCAGATGTATACGCATATATAGCTAAAGCGAAACAACTGATGAAGCAAAAGACAGCCAGTGCATCAGGGAAAACTAAAGCTCACTATGAATTATTACTAAAGATGCTCGACATCAACTTAAAATAAAGGAGGGACAAAAGATGAAAAAACTATTTTTATGGTTGATGGCAATTTTGTTGATTATCGGATCAACAAATGAAGCCAATGCCCGCTCCAAAAAGAAAAAAGGAAAAGCAAAAACTGAGCAACAGACTGACAGTGTTCAAAAGAAAAAAAAGAGTGTCTACGACAAGCTTTTCAAAGATAAGAAGAAGCATACAGTCAATAAAGGGACAATCACAGTTCATCAGTACGAGGATAAGATTTATCTGGAACTACCGGTTGAATTAATGGGACGGGATTTTTTAGTAAACTCTGCCATCACTACTGCAAGTGACATTTCGCTGGCGGGCACAAAAGCTGCTCAAAGTAGGTATCTGATTATTGATAAAACCGATTCATTAATATTATTCCGAGATCCGAAATACAATGTTCGCCTCAACGAACAGGACGATAATCAAGAAGCGGCTTTTGCATTATCTCGTAGTAATGCCATTTACAAAGCATTTCCAATTGAAGGATACACCAGCGATTCAACGGCTGTTGTGTTTAATGCCACTTCCTATTTCTCTTGTTCCAATAAAGATGTACTCAATCTTAGCGGACGCAGTTATGGAGGTATGCTCACAATTGTAAGTGCTTCCCCTCAAAGTAAAACATCTTTTGTGGACTCTGCAGATGCATTCGACAATTGTATCAGTATCACTCAAAACTGTACTGCAAAGTTGAGCATCAGCATCATGGGATTCGTCTCCAAAGAACAACCGGAATTAACAATGTCAGTGCAAACAACATTAGCCCTACTGTCGAAAGAAAAGATGAATACCCGCGAAGCCAACCCACGTGTAGGAACAGGTTATATATCATACACAGACTATCGTAATGAAAAACGTTTCAAGAAAGGATACTATGTAACACGCCGTAATATAACGACACAACAACCTGTTGTCTTCTACATCGACACTCTGATTCAAGATAGCTGGGTAAAAGCCATCCAAAAAAGTGCAGATGAATGGAATATAATATTTGAAGACTTAGGAATAGGAAAACCAATCATAATAAAACCGTATGAGAAAGATTCAACTTTCCGTGCTAATAACCCAATGATAAATACGATTGCTTTCCTGAATAACAACAACTCGGAAGTTACCGCATACAATGTCACTGATTTACGCACTGGAGAAATCTTAAGTACCAAGATAGGAGTACCACGCGACCTTGCCGTCAGCGTACGTCGTAATGGAGTATACCAAATGGCAGAGATTGATCCGCGCTTCCGGAGTTATTACATTGCCGATGAGGTGATCTGTGAGAATCTGACAGCACGTATGCTAAAAGCATTTGGTCTTAGTTTGGGATTGGCAACTAATTTGGCTGGTTCTGCAGCATACTCCCCTGAGGAACTGCGTTCTCCTGAATTTACTCAAAAATATGGTATCACAGCTTCAGTCATGGACAACGTATTATACAATTATCTGGCACAGCCCGGTGATAAAGAAAAAGGAGTGGTATTGATTGTCGACAAACCGGGTGTATGTGATGCATTTACGCTCAAATATCTGTATGCCGCCACCAGTGAAAATGAATCAGACATGTTGAAGAAATGGGCTATGGAACACGATGGAGATCCACGCTATTTCTATGGAAAGCGTTCACCAGCTTATGCTACAGACCCGCGTTGCCAAAACTATGATTTAGGTAATGATCCGATAGCCTCTTTAGATGCACAAATCGCTCATGTGAAATATGTAGTTAAAAATAGTCCTGCCTGGTTTCACGACGATAATATCCCCAATGATTACCGGGAGCTATTTCCTGATTTTGTGATTATTGAATTAATCAATAAAACATTGTCACCTGTATCTTCTTATATCGGAGGTATTTATATCAATGAAGCCAACGAAAAAAGCAATGTTCCTTCATATCAACCGGTATCGGCAGATATGCAAAAGAAAGTCTTACAAAAGATATTCAGTACCTTCTATGATTTAAGCTGGCTGGACTCTAATAAGGATTTCTTGCGTTTAGGTGGTGTCAATCCTGATATGTCAACATGGATTTACAATAACGGGTACCCAATGATGTCTTTGATGTTTCGTTTGATGCGTATGGGATTGAGTGTAGAGAAAT
The Bacteroides luhongzhouii DNA segment above includes these coding regions:
- a CDS encoding zinc-dependent metalloprotease; this translates as MKKLFLWLMAILLIIGSTNEANARSKKKKGKAKTEQQTDSVQKKKKSVYDKLFKDKKKHTVNKGTITVHQYEDKIYLELPVELMGRDFLVNSAITTASDISLAGTKAAQSRYLIIDKTDSLILFRDPKYNVRLNEQDDNQEAAFALSRSNAIYKAFPIEGYTSDSTAVVFNATSYFSCSNKDVLNLSGRSYGGMLTIVSASPQSKTSFVDSADAFDNCISITQNCTAKLSISIMGFVSKEQPELTMSVQTTLALLSKEKMNTREANPRVGTGYISYTDYRNEKRFKKGYYVTRRNITTQQPVVFYIDTLIQDSWVKAIQKSADEWNIIFEDLGIGKPIIIKPYEKDSTFRANNPMINTIAFLNNNNSEVTAYNVTDLRTGEILSTKIGVPRDLAVSVRRNGVYQMAEIDPRFRSYYIADEVICENLTARMLKAFGLSLGLATNLAGSAAYSPEELRSPEFTQKYGITASVMDNVLYNYLAQPGDKEKGVVLIVDKPGVCDAFTLKYLYAATSENESDMLKKWAMEHDGDPRYFYGKRSPAYATDPRCQNYDLGNDPIASLDAQIAHVKYVVKNSPAWFHDDNIPNDYRELFPDFVIIELINKTLSPVSSYIGGIYINEANEKSNVPSYQPVSADMQKKVLQKIFSTFYDLSWLDSNKDFLRLGGVNPDMSTWIYNNGYPMMSLMFRLMRMGLSVEKSTKPYTQEAYLNDIEKQLFKETLNGKPLSAPMIAQLSVYISSLKGMCPTLKAIDKAVSTRVTSIALNEQTNHKLQSLGLLTTFASISATEEQSGMEPMTAVNFYVGTDIEAICYDKLKSARRYLIQACSLAHNDIERGKCNYLIKMIDRVL
- a CDS encoding DUF4843 domain-containing protein — encoded protein: MKKILTQIILLAIAFTCNVSCEKSDIPYYNSEHDAVRFSNNSKFGYQSQDSCLYNSYSFISNPFAEYTIFEVPLVLIGNPVDVNREVNYTIEEKSTAPSGSYEILESIIPANKNSGYIRIKLYNSEELANSTYELYFTLKNSKSLPVGPSPYLRARLSWNSAIEEPTVVRHIQTYNMLIASKKSYIDRTKACYSSNALKTIVDALGWDDWDDPDVHGRYYNPPGTYKSYKYLPRYDFILSDLSYKGYAAKLGDYIKAYNIAHPDSPLTHDGGDLKGQPIEARSY
- a CDS encoding zinc-dependent metalloprotease, with translation MRKKILLLAAMVVASSTTIDAQRKFPFFWKKKKAKTEQTTPAKKESEYDKLFKKKHEIAKGLITLHLLDGKVYFELPVNLINKDMLIGSTVTSISDNGNAVVGSKPTDLLHVVFTRNKTHVQLRQVNTDYITGNTQIDEALRKSTLGAILSNQKIQAYNNDSTAIVFDMSSVFLGDNKKMSPFDKNSIYGMYNRTENYQSDCSYISQIKAFKDNVSIKSCLSYTFSVSNSQGTSLIKDRPFTAEMTRSIMLLKEKPYRPRMADYRIGVFFTGREQLGEGAKTTAPVYYANRWDIQPSDTAAYLRGEKVKPTKQIVFYIDNTFPEKWKPYLREGVTQWNELFEQIGFKDVVAAKDFPTDDPEFDPDNIKYSCVRYAPSSIENAMGPSWVDPRSGEILNASVYLYHNVIKLISNWLFVQTAQADKDVRTVNIPDEMVGDALRYVLSHEIGHCLGFMHNMGASSTFPVDSLRSPEFTQKYGTTPSIMDYARFNYVAQPGDKERGVKLTPPRFGEYDKYLIKWTYTPVFNVNSAEEEAIITGKWISDAIKENPVYRYGKQQVYGVVDPRSQTEDIGDNSVKATRYGIKNLKYIMNNLESWISEGDDTYEYREDLFIGIVEQLAMYVTHVAGNVGGYFVNEVKEGDTMPRFAQIPKAQQKEALNYLFEIYNDLDWLDNKNLLTKFPVSGSPKQTIQNFMLRYILPVPFQVSQYEGLEKDSFTAAEAFNMIYNFVWKPTISGRTLTESQMNLQKQYIYMMMQTAGFTIKGAGKALTGEKPLDINHRQFGYTCCQGHAIKEDVIHNPVAGFEWRPLNRFSMTAKVTQADVYAYIAKAKQLMKQKTASASGKTKAHYELLLKMLDINLK
- a CDS encoding PKD-like family lipoprotein, with amino-acid sequence MNIKNISTIIMGIICFTSCYDDKSEYATNPIDEVKIEVSDGKTIYIGYLEELNIVPTITQGGKTDVKGLKYEWELSIIADMNAAEYQSISTEPELHEIINRPIANVPYSLRLTVTDTTNKEDLQYQYYWSVYVQSSFLDGLLISETTNDQTSDFTLIENKNLTVNYGNKEERIFRNILEKANGAPYTGLMKGLRYEMMGYANVGTHTNQIWAITDNGCVRFDTEAFKENGNLEDGKILTYKPEGLKVYNFFKAQTLFYMNTNKGIYSFNTINSNSFGWIDAAASQYTINNTIVACNTSGAQYCTGMWLDKDKGKFVSYEGTFVSPTYQDSYAANSLFDPCDMKNKSAIAGGMSTDRKTPTFLLKDDTSGEYAIYTFNRYIAAEGDYDDDWNWHETAPEIPASAKMKYDIPSSGKVLIEKAVSIFFAHKEAIMYIATNDGIYCINFAGSTAIVETSPKYTPTSGEKIAFAKLYQQGQYINDESSVISDSHVYPELELNNKAIIIATQKDIYEGKVYVVPMTQIGTGNLDISKALIYDGFGKILDVTTTGY
- a CDS encoding RagB/SusD family nutrient uptake outer membrane protein; protein product: MKKKIVTILSIAFFFTSCNSWFDVTSSDEIREEDHYSTEIGFQQSLIGCYIAMAEDDLYGKNLSWYGLERLGHQFYPQIYAGSDAIPLDLHKFAYNSVDLLPFIEGIWAKAYNVIANANEALKYIDEKQSIMDPINYHVIKGELLAIRAYMHFDLLRLYGYGNWEQRSSELNNKYTIPYALEISKEAPAQVTGNEAIRFILTDLTDAANLLREYDPVTQKHNFSEYANVNTDGFYNTRNLRLNYYAVKALESRVRLWEGSDSNKSKALDAAEEVIKAAENDINMTENNQNIYTLKFLTPETINSSTYNLTAEQLFGLSIQNLDTKIKNYIKPYYTNNDSEVMYIEPETANQVYENSTTDVRFTTLLDQSLTSSSLGYVPLKVYQPSTINQYYKNKISMIRLPEVYYIAAECCATGTPANLEKAMTYLNHVRQKRGLYEDLKNLDAPQIVNEIKKEYRKEFLSEGVMFYYYKRTGSLEIPYRSEIMEDKQYVLPYPTYEIQSGRVQ